In Paraflavitalea devenefica, the following are encoded in one genomic region:
- a CDS encoding Crp/Fnr family transcriptional regulator, with product MRERKLDIKSYLDHVFAYLQRFVEMSRQEFDQLTPFLELRPFDKKAIILPQGQVDDYLNLVMKGMVRKYIITKRGEATLQLATEGHIIQSEISFHTRKPTDVILEALEPSVLISIHFDNMELALQNVPGAERLGRAMVTQMFIKKDMRYYDQLQMTTRERFLAYVTNHPHMLQRVPQKILASYLNIKPETFSRLKHLLRKK from the coding sequence TTTGTGGAGATGAGCCGCCAGGAGTTTGACCAGTTAACCCCCTTTCTTGAACTACGGCCATTTGATAAGAAAGCCATTATACTTCCGCAGGGACAGGTGGACGACTACCTGAATCTTGTCATGAAAGGTATGGTACGGAAGTACATTATTACCAAGAGAGGCGAAGCCACCCTGCAACTGGCCACCGAGGGCCATATTATACAATCAGAGATATCCTTCCATACCCGTAAGCCTACCGATGTAATCCTCGAAGCCCTGGAGCCATCCGTACTGATTTCCATCCATTTTGACAATATGGAACTGGCTTTACAAAATGTACCCGGCGCCGAGCGGCTGGGACGCGCCATGGTAACGCAGATGTTTATCAAAAAGGACATGCGCTATTATGACCAGTTACAGATGACCACCCGCGAACGCTTCCTGGCTTATGTAACCAATCACCCTCACATGCTCCAGCGGGTGCCACAGAAGATATTGGCCTCCTACCTGAATATTAAACCGGAGACTTTCAGCAGGCTGAAGCACTTGTTACGGAAGAAATAG